From Elusimicrobiota bacterium, one genomic window encodes:
- a CDS encoding phage major capsid protein produces the protein MTDLEQLKKALDMASAGGALQQPLVDRVLQELIEVNNPLRVNLPRKPGSGSAWILNQRTSRGAGAAFVNDTEEPVEAKGDYAQKSFPYQTIVDRRKVTRKLQAVGKSLLDIEAEEVENGLQNVRDAEENALINGDSTVNPKQFNGLRKLTPSGQSVVAGVNGAALTLDLLDAALDLNRGTPNMIVMSKKANRKLNALLQAQQRFVDTMEVKGGFRVQVYNGIPIFRSIWISDAQTQGTANNATDIFILDTSAVWVGELTPLKMLRLSQKSSQGSEFDLYEDIALVFANDIKVSRLAGVLV, from the coding sequence GTTGACCGGGTTCTTCAGGAACTCATCGAGGTCAACAACCCCCTGCGGGTTAATCTACCCAGGAAGCCAGGCTCCGGATCCGCGTGGATATTAAACCAAAGGACTTCCCGGGGCGCGGGAGCCGCCTTTGTCAATGACACGGAAGAACCTGTTGAAGCCAAGGGCGACTACGCGCAAAAATCCTTCCCCTATCAGACTATCGTGGACCGCAGGAAGGTGACCCGCAAACTTCAAGCGGTGGGCAAGTCCCTTCTGGACATTGAAGCCGAGGAAGTGGAAAACGGCCTTCAGAATGTGAGAGACGCCGAGGAAAACGCCTTGATCAATGGGGACTCGACCGTCAATCCCAAGCAGTTTAACGGTTTGAGGAAACTGACTCCATCGGGCCAATCGGTTGTGGCCGGAGTCAATGGAGCTGCGCTCACTCTTGATCTGCTGGACGCCGCGCTTGATCTTAACCGGGGAACTCCCAACATGATCGTCATGAGCAAAAAGGCGAACCGCAAGTTAAACGCGCTTCTGCAGGCTCAACAACGCTTTGTGGACACGATGGAAGTCAAAGGCGGGTTTAGGGTGCAGGTCTACAACGGCATCCCCATCTTCAGGTCCATCTGGATATCGGACGCGCAGACACAGGGGACGGCAAACAACGCGACTGACATTTTCATCCTGGATACCAGTGCGGTCTGGGTTGGCGAGCTGACTCCTCTTAAGATGCTCCGCTTGTCTCAGAAATCCTCTCAAGGCAGCGAGTTTGATCTCTATGAGGACATCGCGCTTGTTTTCGCTAACGATATCAAGGTTTCAAGACTGGCTGGCGTATTGGTGTAA
- a CDS encoding HK97 gp10 family phage protein: MITITVKGKDETLKLLERLPQRLVLALVKGMRDSAILVQSLAKTNAPVFRGLLRVSILQGVSLEDNRIVGHVGSALTYAPVVEFGRTTGWFPNVSELKVWARRKLGDERKAFVIGRAIKTRGFRKQPYLLPALETSRPRVEIIFQSRLAEAIQAEGGEA; this comes from the coding sequence GTGATCACCATAACCGTCAAGGGAAAAGATGAAACGCTCAAACTCCTTGAGCGGTTGCCTCAAAGGCTGGTCCTTGCCCTGGTCAAGGGCATGAGGGATTCGGCGATTCTAGTTCAGAGCCTGGCTAAAACTAACGCGCCGGTGTTTAGAGGGCTCCTGCGGGTTTCAATCCTTCAAGGCGTTTCTCTGGAGGACAATCGCATCGTGGGTCATGTCGGCTCAGCCCTGACGTATGCGCCGGTGGTTGAGTTCGGCAGGACCACGGGCTGGTTCCCTAATGTTTCAGAACTTAAAGTCTGGGCCAGGAGAAAGTTGGGTGATGAGCGCAAGGCATTTGTTATTGGCCGCGCCATCAAGACGAGGGGATTTAGAAAGCAGCCCTATCTTTTACCTGCCTTGGAAACCTCAAGACCCAGGGTTGAGATTATTTTTCAGTCTCGCTTGGCCGAGGCGATCCAGGCAGAGGGAGGAGAGGCTTAA